In Nostoc sp. GT001, a genomic segment contains:
- a CDS encoding HpsJ family protein: MVNRFTSVSTALTLKVVGIICILSFFVDFLILLLPFQPTDRVWQINLGTALVDRGIVPLVGLGLLFAAYWIENADPASDRPQGIDLRFPAAIISSLLGLMFLLIFPLHLNNVNQAKTQTLNRITQEADQAETQLNTRLSQLQAQLNTEQGKAQLDQLRNQTKAQFSEILKDDQRYKQAIESPQIPANIKELLKKAKTNPQLLDKAIEQQTDVQTLQTQQLSQVRQRRDEALQQAKDTAWKSGLRIGISSLLLSIGYIIIGWTSLRGRGAVQGGKPRTAAR, translated from the coding sequence ATGGTTAACCGTTTTACTTCCGTGAGTACTGCTCTCACACTTAAGGTAGTTGGAATAATCTGCATTTTGTCCTTTTTTGTTGACTTTTTGATTCTGTTGTTACCTTTTCAACCCACCGATCGGGTATGGCAAATCAATTTGGGAACAGCGCTTGTCGATCGAGGAATTGTTCCTCTAGTCGGTTTGGGGCTTCTGTTTGCTGCCTATTGGATTGAGAATGCCGATCCAGCAAGCGATCGCCCCCAAGGTATTGATTTAAGATTTCCCGCTGCGATTATCTCCAGTCTTTTAGGGTTGATGTTCTTGCTGATTTTTCCCCTGCACCTAAATAACGTCAATCAAGCCAAGACTCAAACACTCAACCGAATCACCCAAGAAGCAGATCAGGCAGAAACTCAACTGAACACTCGGTTATCGCAATTGCAAGCACAACTAAATACTGAGCAAGGAAAAGCGCAACTAGACCAGCTGCGAAACCAAACCAAAGCTCAGTTTAGTGAAATCCTCAAAGATGACCAAAGATATAAGCAAGCAATTGAAAGCCCTCAAATTCCCGCAAATATAAAAGAGTTACTGAAGAAGGCTAAAACAAATCCCCAATTACTTGACAAAGCTATCGAACAACAAACAGATGTTCAAACGCTGCAAACTCAACAACTGAGCCAAGTTCGCCAGCGCCGAGACGAAGCGCTGCAACAAGCTAAAGATACTGCTTGGAAGTCTGGACTGCGGATTGGTATTAGCAGTTTGCTATTGTCCATTGGTTACATTATCATCGGCTGGACAAGCTTAAGAGGTAGGGGTGCTGTACAAGGTGGTAAACCTAGAACTGCCGCACGCTAA